The following proteins are encoded in a genomic region of Garra rufa chromosome 22, GarRuf1.0, whole genome shotgun sequence:
- the gna13a gene encoding guanine nucleotide-binding protein subunit alpha-13a: MADFLPSRTAIVCLPNCIRSSGEIEQIRKSKEIDKGLSREKTYVKKLVKILLLGAGESGKSTFLKQMRIIHGQDFDQQAKEEFRATIYSNVLKGIRVLVDAREKLHIPWGDPENQVHGETVMSFDTRSSMMAKGMVETKVFLNYLPSIRALWQDSGIQNAYDRRREFQLGESVKYFLDNVDKLGQLDYLPTQKDILLARKPTKGIHEYNFEIKSVPFKMVDVGGQRSERKRWFECFDSVTSILFLVSSSEYDQVLMEDRQTNRLTESLNIFETIVNNRVFANVSIILFLNKTDLLEEKVNNVNIKDYFPEFTGDPHNLQDVQKFLVDCFRNKRREQQQKPLYHHFTTAINTENIRLVFRDVKDTILHDNLKQLMLQ; this comes from the exons ATGGCGGATTTCCTGCCCTCCCGGACTGCTATAGTTTGTCTGCCTAATTGTATTCGTTCCAGTGGCGAAATTGAGcaaattagaaagtctaaggaGATCGATAAAGGCCTGTCTCGAGAGAAGACTTATGTGAAGAAACTGGTGAAGATCTTGCTGTTAGGAGCAGGCGAAAGTGGCAAGTCAACTTTCCTCAAACAAATGCGCATAATTCATGGGCAGGACTTCGATCAGCAGGCCAAAGAAGAGTTCCGGGCTACAATCTACAGCAATGTTCTCAAAG GTATCAGAGTGCTTGTGGATGCCCGTGAGAAGCTGCACATCCCTTGGGGAGATCCTGAAAATCAGGTTCACGGGGAAACAGTGATGTCCTTTGACACCCGCTCATCCATGATGGCCAAAGGAATGGTGGAGACCAAAGTCTTTCTGAACTACCTGCCCTCCATCCGTGCCCTTTGGCAAGACAGTGGCATTCAGAATGCCTATGACAGGCGGAGAGAGTTTCAGCTG ggTGAATCTGTGAAGTATTTCCTGGACAATGTGGATAAACTTGGACAATTG GACTACTTGCCCACCCAAAAGGATATACTGCTGGCTCGAAAACCCACCAAGGGTATCCACGAATACAACTTTGAAATCAAGTCGGTTCCTTTCAAGATGGTGGATGTGGGAGGCCAGCGGTCAGAGCGCAAGCGATGGTTCGAGTGCTTCGACTCTGTGACCTCCATCCTCTTCCTAGTCTCATCCAGCGAATACGATCAGGTGCTCATGGAGGATCGACAAACCAACAGGCTCACAGAGTCGCTGAATATCTTCGAGACTATCGTCAACAACCGCGTCTTCGCCAACGTCTCAATCATTCTCTTCCTCAATAAGACAGACTTACTGGAAGAAAAAGTTAACAATGTGAACATCAAGGACTACTTCCCCGAGTTCACAGGGGATCCCCATAATCTGCAGGATGTGCAGAAGTTCCTGGTCGATTGCTTTCGTAACAAGCGTCGCGAACAGCAGCAGAAGCCTCTTTACCATCACTTCACCACCGCCATTAACACAGAGAACATTCGTCTTGTCTTCCGCGATGTTAAAGACACCATCTTGCACGACAACCTTAAACAGCTTATGTTACAATGA
- the LOC141298435 gene encoding archaemetzincin-2: MVSVSTAFRLLFSAFSLKHTQSSTFILEHVLKMQVIEHPVERLRTALLSTRKDLIETYQHFSRPEKKLLEEGLLPGSSLFNPITIHSDSDWIPAHPEDPQDFQSFYINPCRRSPSSGHNTIYIQTIGSFGDGAVVAEQYVEWLKDYCQAFYYGLLVKLLPPVTVASTSCSFRINDNTHNLQLHAGELLNFLKKRKPRDAFCIVGITMIDLYPRDSWNFVFGQASLTEGMGVFSFARYDDHFYQRSYAGRLKKKIKLKQGDYSVFENYYTPPITSTLLLRSCKTLTHEIGHIFGVKHCQWLNCVMQGSNHLEESDRRPLDLCPICLRKLQSSIGFKIADRYKALLHWTEDGAETEQHSKPTQAFQEYKHWLYKCLRILEGEKS; this comes from the exons ATGGTTTCTGTTTCTACTGCGTTTCGTTTACTATTTTCAGCGTTTTCTCTGAAACACACCCAGTCCTCGACCTTTATTCTGGAACACGTTTTAAAG ATGCAGGTTATTGAGCATCCTGTTGAGAGGCTGCGCACTGCTCTTCTGTCCACACGGAAAGATCTAATAGAAACATACCAACACTTCAGCAGACCAGAGAAGAAACTTTTAGAAGAAGGACTCCTGCCTGGGAGTTCACTTTTCAATCCCATCACCATTCACTCAGACTCAGACTGGATTCCTGCACATCCAGAGGATCCTCAAGACTTTCAGAGTTTTTACATTAACCCCTGCCGCCGCTCTCCAAGCAGTGGACATAATACCATCTACATTCAAACTATCG GCTCTTTTGGGGATGGAGCGGTTGTGGCTGAGCAGTATGTTGAATGGCTGAAGGACTACTGCCAGGCATTCTATTATGGACTACTAGTCAAGCTTTTACCACCGGTAACAGTTGCTTCAACATCATGTTCATTTCGCATCAACGACAACACACACAACCTTCAGCTTCATGCTG GAGAGCTGTTGAACTTCTTGAAAAAGAGGAAGCCCAGAGATGCTTTTTGTATCGTGGGGATCACCATGATCGACTTGTACCCCAGGGACTCATGGAATTTTGTTTTTGGCCAGGCTTCTCTCACTGAAG GAATGGGAGTCTTCAGTTTTGCCCGATATGATGATCATTTTTACCAGAGAAGTTATGCAGGACGGCTGAAGAAGAAAATCAAACTGAAGCAAGGAGACTACTCTGTGTTTGAGAACTACTACACTCCTCCAATCACCAGCACTCTCCTTCTCCGCTCATGCAAG ACCCTGACTCATGAGATTGGACATATATTCGGTGTGAAGCACTGCCAGTGGCTAAACTGTGTCATGCAAGGCTCCAATCACTTAGAGGAGTCTGACCGTCGACCACTTGACCTCTGTCCCATCTGTTTGCGTAAACTACAGTCTTCCATTGGATTCAAAATAGCTGACAGATACAAG GCCTTACTGCACTGGACTGAAGATGGAGCTGAAACCGAACAACATTCAAAACCCACACAAGCCTTCCAAGAGTACAAACACTGGTTGTATAAGTGCTTACGTATATTGGAAGGTGAAAAATCATGA
- the LOC141298434 gene encoding monocarboxylate transporter 7, whose protein sequence is MAQWVFGMKGCLGSKVYSEVPDGGWGWIVAVAFFLVEVFTYGVIKSFGIFLKDLRSDFGESNSRVSWIISICVFVMTFTAPLSSVLSNRFGFQPVVMVGGFLISLGTVSTAFTSSINQMYLTIGIVTGLGYCLTFLPTVTILSQYFSRRRSVVTAMASTGESFAVFAFAPAFTALKNCIGWRYTMVVIGALQGIIIICGAMLCPIVIKPKTSPTGTEQKNTSSLPEEQMQGSVSSGDSGVQSLDELERGLKSGKEQRESEPLQIPPKQQDVSSKNKLLDLTVLKEGSFLCYSAFGLFATLGFFAPQLYVVELSASMGTERDKAAYMLSTMAVAEIFGRLSIGWVLNWGRIRKIFVLLGCVSLMCLVLVLFTVVNGFWGLAVCCVLYGFLLGNIASTHIPMLAENDVVGIQRMPLAVGVYVCIQSFAGLAGPPLGGVLVDVTQNYRAAFYSCAAGMGLGAVFLGLVRPAKTGRLCSRKDNRQNNSIVERVSINKLEECLEVDNQDIKS, encoded by the exons ATGGCACAGTGGGTTTTTGGAATGAAAGGTTGCCTTGGCTCTAAAGTGTACTCGGAGGTCCCAGATGGTGGTTGGGGTTGGATTGTGGCTGTGGCCTTTTTTCTGGTGGAGGTGTTTACTTATGGGGTTATCAAAAGTTTTGGGATTTTTCTCAAGGACCTAAGGAGTGACTTTGGCGAGAGCAACAGTCGAGTATCATGGATCATTTCAATATGTGTCTTTGTTATGACTTTCACAG CTCCTTTATCGTCAGTGCTGAGTAATCGATTTGGCTTCCAGCCAGTTGTGATGGTTGGAGGATTTCTCATATCTTTGGGCACAGTCTCAACAGCATTCACCAGCTCCATCAATCAGATGTACCTCACTATTGGGATTGTGACAG GACTGGGTTACTGTCTGACATTTCTGCCAACCGTCACAATCTTGTCCCAGTACTTCAGCAGGCGCCGCTCTGTGGTTACAGCCATGGCCTCCACTGGAGAGTCTTTTGCAGTATTTGCTTTTGCTCCAG CATTCACAGCTCTCAAAAACTGCATCGGCTGGAGGTACACAATGGTGGTGATTGGAGCATTACAGGGCATCATTATAATCTGTGGGGCTATGCTTTGTCCCATAGTCATCAAACCAAAGACTTCTCCAACAGGAACTGAGCAGAAGAACACAAGCTCTCTTCCTGAAGAACAAATGCAAGGCTCTGTGAGCTCTGGAGATTCAGGTGTACAGTCACTTGATGAGCTAGAACGGGGTCTCAAATCTGGGAAGGAACAAAGAGAATCAGAACCACTTCAGATCCCTCCAAAACAACAGGATGTTTCAAGTAAAAATAAGCTTTTGGACTTGACTGTACTAAAAGAAGGCAGCTTCTTATGTTATTCAGCTTTTGGCCTTTTTGCAACACTGGGCTTTTTTGCCCCACAGCTGTATGTGGTGGAGCTCAGCGCCAGTATGGGTACTGAGAGGGACAAGGCTGCCTATATGTTGTCAACAATGGCCGTTGCTGAGATCTTTGGACGTCTTTCCATTGGATGGGTCCTGAACTGGGGGCGCATTAGGAAGATCTTCGTACTTCTCGGATGTGTGTCACTGATGTGTCTAGTGCTGGTgttgtttactgtggtaaatggCTTCTGGGGACTGGCGGTGTGCTGTGTGCTTTATGGCTTCTTACTTGGGAACATTGCATCCACGCACATCCCAATGTTGGCCGAGAACGATGTTGTAGGGATACAGAGGATGCCTTTAGCGGTAGGCGTCTACGTCTGTATTCAGAGCTTTGCAGGACTGGCTGGTCCACCATTAGGAG GTGTCCTTGTGGATGTTACACAAAATTACAGGGCTGCATTCTACTCCTGTGCTGCGGGAATGGGACTAGGTGCCGTCTTCCTTGGGCTTGTACGTCCAGCTAAGACAGGACGACTGTGCTCGAGGAAGGACAATAGACAGAATAACTCTATAGTGGAACGAGTGTCCATAAACAAACTGGAGGAATGTCTAGAAGTGGATAACCAAGATATTAAATCTTGA